The segment tatagatttgtaatttttcaaaatggatacatatatttgcaaaactcggtttcaaaaaatataggaataaaaaaaattcgggCGTTGAAGGTGCGCGAGGTGATGCATCGTTACAGTTCCCTGTCTCCCGTGGACACGCTATTTCCCCCTCTCCAAATGGACATGTGGGGTAGGTCGGGGAAATCTCACTCCATTCCTACTGATCCCGGcccatccaaaaaaaaaaagccttcTAATCTCAATCAACTAGGTGAGGGAAAATGGCCCAAAATCGGCAGCCTATGCGTGTGAGTGTCAATCCCACGCCCagaggattttttattttaaaaaattgcagcaATATACGCTCATTTtggaaatttgtaaaaataggcgcTATCCACTCACTGGacaatttatttaaaaataaaaaaataccacATTCCAATGTATTCACCTTCAAAACACTATCTAAATAGTCATGACAAATTCTTAAAAAACTTTACAGTGTAAAGGATGTTATAATCTTGCATTCCACAAAATTACTCAAACAATAACTTTTACAATAAGAAACgaaaagacaaattttagcgtgctgaaatttatcttttttttctcatcttaaATGCCATATTTTGACTGAAATTTTATGGAGAGATAGATGGTAGCATGCCATGCACTACCACAtttgtttataattttttatgacaaTTTAGATAGTGTTTTGAAGGTTGATAACATCGGAATACATCATTTCtatgatttttaaataaattgtCCAATAAAAAGGGCCGTTTTTTCAGGTCGCATGGAGAAATGGAGAGAAatgcctatttttacaaaaaaattaaatagaaGCATATTTATACAAtctttgaaataaaaaaaataaaaatataaaactccCCAAACAGGTATGCAGTATGCACACGACTTGCGATTGGGGGAATCCAAGAAGTCGTATTGGGTTTACTGAAGCCGGCGGACCAAGACATCATCGTGAAAGCGGCGGATAAAATTTTCCCTGAAAAAAAATTGCTCAGAAAAATTAAGCTGGACAATTTGGTTGTTAAAGAGTTCCAGGATATTGTGCCCATGAACTTTCGTGTGAAAGCTGGTCTGTCCCAGTTCGCTTACTGTTTTCTGTACCGATATCAAATCTGAACCTGTGAGATTTCTTAATAAAGCCGGGCATGCAATagccttctatttttttttgtcataatATTTGAAACAGCTAGATGATACTTTGACATCCTTGCTTGCATGATACAGTAGTCGTGGGTTGTTGTTATTCTTTAACGTCATCACTTTATACAACAGTTTGGATTCACTTGTCTGAATCCAAATGGAGCAACATCGTCAACTGCACGCTCCAAGACAACAAAAAGATGATGCGCAGCGGCGTCCAAACGGAGCCGGCGACGCATGTCGTCTTTCATACTGCCGGACTGATTATATTTCCCAATACGTACGTACCATTCTATCATTGAAGATAAAAGCATTATTAACCAGACCCTAACAAACCTGTAAATCAGACCCTGATCCTTCTCATCTTCGCGGGTAAAAATCTTTGTTTGTAACTTCGTATGCATGGCAACACTCTAGAGTTTTAACTCTAGATGTAAGACTTCGATTTATAGGAGCACAAATACGCTCCTTGTGGAGAAATTGATCACAATTGTGATCCAATACTAGTCCTTTGGCTGCATGTTAGTCGCATATCCAGTGGTGTTTATTTTCAGTTCAATCTGTACCTTTCGATTCTTTGCACCGGTGCAATGTATAGATTTTAAATTAAACACCTGGGAAACATTTCTTGGAGCGCAAAAATTTCATATGAAACAACTCCATTACCTTAGGTTCATGGAAATTCCGTCGTTACGGATGGAAATTTGTCATGATCACACTGTAAGACTTGTACAGTCCTTCCAACAGTAAATTAAGGAACATCTCCTGGTACATAACTTACCGTGTTATCCACTTGCGGCCTCAGTATTTTTATCTTCATGTACAGACTATATATGTGGAAACAAAGGTCATGAAGCCACTCCAAGAAAACATGGGAAGTGGCAACCACTCGTGGAAAATATTTACTTCACAGGACGGCAGCCCAACGTAAATTCCAGACTAATCTAGCTAGCAGCTAAATCAGTTATCAAATAAACAACATTTTATGGACAGCAAGAGAGACAATTCCTGTAATCAGATagctatatataaatatacagaTGTGACATACTTGAACATTCATTCATCTAGTTAAGTGTGTGAGTCACCTTGATAGGTATCCATTTCCATGCCGATACTACGTAGCTAAGATCTAAGCAAGTTAAGCCTGCACATACATACCAACCAAGCTATACAAGTTGGATATGGAAAAGGGGCAGGAGATAGCAGCATCTGCCGCTGAGAAAGGTCCAGAGCAGCACGCCATTGACGTCGGCCGTGGCGAGAATAGCGAAGGCAATGGCGAGGACGTCGAGGCGGTTGGGAAGGAGAGGGTAGCAGTGGCTGAGGAGGTGCAGAAGAAGAGCAGGAGAGTGGCAGCTCTTGATGCCTTCCGAGGGCTGACCATTGTGGTACATACAGGCATCAGTCCATATTTCCTTTTTGCACTTGTGATCGATCTGAAAATTTTGATTTCCTTTAGTCGCAGCAGCAGCATTTGTAATTGCCAAAGCTTTTTTAGGTTCCTGAAAATGATTCAAGAAAGCTAATAATCATTCTATAAAATGTTCACATATATCGACATATAAATTGTTGAGTTCCCTGCATGCAGCTTATGATACTGGTGGACGATGCCGGTGGGGCTTATGAGCGGATTGACCATTCACCGTGGAACGGGTGCACTTTGGCAGACTTCGTCATGCcgttcttcctcttcatcgtcgGTGTTGCCATCGCCTTTGCATTGAAGGTGAGTAAGCGCGCACACACTTGCATCCACACTTCCATAATGTAGAGAGGTTCTTGCACCGGTCGATTATTTTGTCACAAATCGATTAAGTTGCCAGTGAAAAATAATATGCATCTATACTCTGTACCTCTTACTGTCTCTACAAGTTGCAACTGAATGTATCATGCTAGCAGAGAGAAACTGATCATCAGGTGAGCATGATTGCAGAGAGTTCAGAAAATTGGCGCCGCTGTGAAGAAGATTGTCCTCAGAACACTGAAAATGCTCTTCTGGGGTCTGCTTCTCCAAGGTAATTCTTTCACCAACATGATTTTGTTATAGTTTTTATTCCAATCCGTTTCTTGGTTGAAACAATTTGTTACTGTCGGTTCTGACGACATGTATAAAGGAGGATATTCTCACGCTCCGGATGACCTCTCTTACGGAGTGGACATGAAGCAGATCAGATGGTGTGGCATCCTACAGGTTCACTACATCcaacaataagaaaaaaaattgccaCCTCCTTTTCATCTATCTAGGTAATAACTTAgaattattttctttgcttcacATTGGCTCATTAGAGAATAGCGTTGGTGTACTTCATGGTTGCTCTGATAGAGGCATTCACCAGAAAGGTACGGCCTACCACGGTGCGGTCTGGTCCTTATGCTATTTTCGACGCGTACCGGTGGCAATGGTACACAGACCTTATCCTCATGGCTTACACTGTGATTCCACACATCTTTTCATCTTTTCTTAATTCTGAAAATGATGAACATATCTGGCCATTTCTGAATACCAACAGGTTAGGTGGTCTCATCGCGTTTGTCATATACATGGTCACAACATTCTCACTATATGTCCCGGATTGGAGCTTTGTTTACCAAAACGATGGCGATGTTAATGACGGCAAGCAATTTACGGTATCGGGAACTTGCCCGGGCATACCATCATCACTGTAGTTTTTGTATTTGATACAGTATTTGCTTGTTCCTGCAGGTACAATGTGGTGTGAGGAGCCACCTGGACCAGGCTTGCAATGCAGTTGGATATGTTGATAGGCAGGTTTGGGGGATTAATCATCTCTATATGCAACCGGTTTGGATCCGATCAAAGGTAGAATTGAAATCTtagtatttttcatttttttttgaagatcTGTACTTGTCACTAGGAATGAGCTACTTTGTTTAATCTCAATGCATTAACTAATCTATAGGAAATGtccgttcaaaaaaaaaaaaatctataggAAATTTCATATGGCTAGAATATTTAGTCTGACAGTTTTGTGCACTTTGATTACACTATCAGGATTGCACTTTTAGCTCACCGAACACAGGTCCTCTGCGAACAGATGCACCAGCATGGTGCCTTGCACCTTTCGAACCAGAAGGCTTGTTAAGGTTGGAACCTGAAAAGATGAACTGACTGAAgctgaatttattttagatgcttGTTGGTAGTCAAGAGTTCAAGTATCTGACAATGCTATTGTTTTTCAGTTCAATATCATCGATTCTATCAGGGACAATCGGAATTCATTATGGCCATGTTCTAATCCATTTCAAGGTTATTGTCCAAAACTGGCTTTTACCAGTGAGTTTTTAAGAGGTGCACCATGGTCAACAAAGTTTCTGATTTTCAGACTCACAAGGAGAGACTGAAACACTGGCTTCTGTTGGGCTTTTCGCTCCTTGTGCTCGGCATTCTCTTACACTTCACAAAGGGTAATATCCATAAATCTATTTCAGAGACTTGAACTCATAGATAGAAACCTTGGACTCAGAATTTCGCATACATCTATGCTCTTTCAGCCATTCCAATCAACAAGCAACTCTACAGCTTCAGCTATGTCTGCTTCACTGCTGGCGCGGCAGGAATCATTCTTTCAGCTTTCTACATACTGGTATGGTTCATCATCTGTACCTAATTTGGACATGAAACTTCTGCACTTTCATGATCTGTTTTGCGAAAAATAAAATGTTACCTCCATTCCTTTTTTGATCGGTAGATTGATATCTGGGGCCTAAGGACACCATTCTTGTTCCTGGAGTGGATTGGTATGAATGCCATGCTTGTGTTTGTCCTAGGAGCACAGGGAATACTGGCTGCATTTGTGAATGGATGGTACTATGAGTCACCAGATGATACTCTTGTAAGTAATGGGTGAAACTCAATTTGGCATAAGAACATGGACATATttggagctctttttgtatgagcttgatttgtttgtttttgtttctatttttgcaGGTGCACTGGATCGTGAAGCATGTGTTTGTCAATGTCTGGCATTCTCAAAGGCTGGGAACTCTGCTGTATGTACTATTTGGAGAGATTGTGTTCTGGGGTGTTGCGGCTGGTATCTTGCACAAATTAGGGATTTATTGGAAATTATGAGGGTTTTTAGATGATAAATTTTGAACAATCTAGGAGAAGCAATATATGTTGTTTCTCCAGCAGTAAATCTGCTTGCCAACTTCagtgtaaaattattttgtatgatTGATGCGTAAGTAATATAAATGTTTCAAGCTTCTTGTGTATTCTCAGGCGGCACTTACGTCTTCAGAAAGAAATTAGCACTGGGCCATAGGCTCATAATAGTCCCTCTACCAGTACAGTACTTTCTCGCTGTATGCCTATATACTGATAGTAGTTTCTggaccaaaaagaaaaacaaaatcgAAAGTTCAGATCGGAGAATATGCCAAACAAAATTGAAAGTATATATGTGAGTGTGTGTGTCTACATATATAAGTATCTCAAACTCATTGAAATTCAAACCCTGTATTAGCATATTGGTTTCTTAGAGTTCTCGGTTCTTTATGTGttgatttgaatttaattcaAGCAAACCCTTAGTCCAAATctaaatcaaattcaaatctatccCAAATTCAAAGCTCAAATTAAATTTCAATTCTGTTATCCAAATCACTAATTTCAAATCTGTATTCATATTCCAAAATCCAATTCAAAAATTAAATCCCAAATCAACTCCCAAAACCTTATTTTCTCTGGGGCTGAATCCCTTCTCTCACCGAGCTGGCCTAGCCCACCTATCCCTCTATCTTTtctctttcattttcttttcttcagccGGCTCTGCATCACTCGCTCGCAGCCCATCTGCGCGCATCATCCCGACGCACTGCTGGCCCAGCCCTCCTCCCCACTTTCCCTTTCTTTCTCACCGACTTGTCTTCCTAACCTCAAGGGCTCAAAGGCTCACCCCAAGAAACCCAAGTGTCTCCTTCAGCTCTAAAATTGGAGCCCCACTCCTCCCTTTCTCtttccctcccccccccccccaacaccAACCGCCTAGTTTAACCCAAGCACCTCTCTTCCACTTCCTCGCCGTAGAGAACCGTCATGTCCACAGTCTTCACCTAAAGCagtagaaggaagaagaagaagacactaGAGAAGTCGGCGGTTGTGCCCTTGTGCCCCTTCCTAAAGCCTAGGAGCAATCGTGAAACTTTGAAGCCAGAGCTCAAGAAGGAGTTGCCACAACCACAACTCGGATTTCTCTacgccagcctcctcctcctccccttctaGACCTTGGTAAGGCTTTTTCCGTCCCCCTTCCACCATTCTAGAGTGGTAACTAGCTCTTCTCTGTTTTCCCATCAAGCTCGTGCTCGGTGCTGTCACCACCTCTTCTCTGTTGCAGGCCATTGGTAGTGCCGCTCTAGCATGGCCAAACCCATAGGAACCCTCAGTGAGTCCATAGCCACCTACAGTAGCAAGAAACCCCTAAAAAGACTCCCCCGCACTTCCCCCCTTTGCCAACCTCCGTCCGACCTCTGACGGCTATCTCAAGATCCCCGAAAACAAATTCCCCTCATCGCATAGATCCCCAGCATATAGACCATGATGAAGCCCGACACCGGAAGCCATCGCCGGTGAGGATTTCTGGTGAGCCTCTTCGCTGCACCGCTGTGAGTGCATTGCTTTGGTCTCGAAAATTGTCTCCAGTTGCATGTTCACCACGTGCTTGCCATAGGTCCCTCTCACTTGGCCCGGCCTAGATATAACTCGGCCCATGTGTCATCCAGTGGGACCTACATGTCAGTCAACATGGTGGTTGGTTTACATTGACCATTGACCAGGTCCCACCTGTTAGGTTGACGTCGTAattcttttttaattctctGAATTAATTTAAACCCGAGGAATATTCTTGGAATATTTCTCTGTTCTTTTTCCTTAAGTAATTTCTAATTGATATTCTAAAGTTCGTAACTTATCTATTTTAACTCTGATATCAACGATTCTTAAACCTAAATTCATCTATAATCTTGACCTATCTCCCTGTCCTACTTTGATAGTTGTTAAGGTCTATTTGGCATTCCATTTGGTTCTTCCCTGGTGTAGGTCCACTTATTGTCACAATTACGCTTTGCAGAAGATGGAGAGTTTGTAGAGGAATCTAAGGACCCAGACTATGAGGAACTACAGGAGGACTTTGAAGAAGACAAATCCTCTTTCCTTGACCATGTTTGACCTATTTCATAATCTAAAACATTGAACTTAAAACTGGTATATCATCCCATGTTTATATATTAGCTTTAATTCAAGCATTTGCAATAGTTATGACCTATTTGTTATGCCAAAACCTTACTTGATACCATGATTCCACGATAACCTTAGTTACCTTTGTCATTAACTATATTAGTGTCTTGTGATGCCTAGgcaactagtatgcttaggatggatATCTGTCTTTTTAGGCATGAGCTAGGGCCGTCCATGGCCCTTGAAGGCATTAAATAGATATGATGCCAACCCCTGGTCCTTCTGATGTGATAGCAATCCAATTAATCAAACAGTTGATGGGTTGTTTCTCCTCAAAAGTATCTTTCTTCAACACCAAGGAACCCCCAAAACCACACTGCATGAAAAAAGCTCATGGGCGATGGGTAATAACcctcatgggtgacgggtcccACACCTGTCACTTcgaacgtgtcactgatgactagccATTAATGACGGGTaaggacccatcaccaatgatgtcatcgatgatgggtcataccgttacccgtcacctatgagcgTCTTCCATGTGCTGgggtgacagacataagtgacaggtgatgtattcacccgttacttatgtcctaacataagtgacaggtaacctcttaacccatcacttatgtttatCATCCATGTGCCAGGAGGAATATATAAATGACGGGTAAccaggttacccatcacttatgtctatGTTACCCTATGGGAATATCCTATTTTCATGTTGCATCTTGGAGCGTAGCTAGGATTTAGCATCCGTCTTCTTCTTGAAAACAACAGCAACACACACAAATCTATATCGACAAATACGcatataagaactcgcttcatcacataatcgcaaaggttataaagttccaatcaattcattacagaatcacaactcatattacatatataagacctcataacctagggattctatagtggaactcgctgTGTGGGCTTATGGCTTCAGCCACCAAGAACTCTGCGATCCGTCGTTGAATCTCCGGAAGTGCATCGTCGTTGAAAAAAAGAGCATCGAATTCCTAAACAATTTGAcgtgtaaccaatgtcatgttatcatggaattaaactaattactgaaattagttacgaataatctcgtattgaacttacatcgaaggatttgatatccttcatatggagcgtgaggagcatttttcacacaacatagaatccacaggtgttgcctggtggttgttggtggcacagctagaaagaaaaattagtgttagataaaaaagaaaaaagcagcAGCAGAGAGCATTTAGTGTTAGGACTGGTAATTGGTCTGGTAATTCTCCTGTAGCTGCCCAAgtaagtttgtcattgtttggTAATTCTCTATGCTTAGCCTCCTCAGTTGATAATGGACACCCTTTGCCAAATTTGGTGTTAGGACTGGCTGGTCCTGTGATCCTCTCTCAGGCTGATAGTCCAGAATCTGAAGCTTTCATGCCTTTGGAAATTCAACCCCAGGAACTATTAGATGTCAATGTCCTATCTTAAATATCCAAGCTCAAGGCCCTCTTCCAGTCCAAGAACTGATGCAAGAAAACCCTGGGGACATATTATGAACTTATCCCTATTGATGATGTGATCATGTAGGCAAATGAGGCCCTGATAAATGAAGGCCACTTTCAAGTTGGGTTTATGATGCATAGAGATAAGCAGATTGCTGATCCTATTTTTGAGACATTCTACCCTCAAGGTTGCTGTTCTGCAACTCCCAAGATTTATGATGAAGTCTACCACCTGTGGGCAAATTTTTTCAAT is part of the Phragmites australis chromosome 12, lpPhrAust1.1, whole genome shotgun sequence genome and harbors:
- the LOC133887334 gene encoding uncharacterized protein LOC133887334, with protein sequence MEKGQEIAASAAEKGPEQHAIDVGRGENSEGNGEDVEAVGKERVAVAEEVQKKSRRVAALDAFRGLTIVLMILVDDAGGAYERIDHSPWNGCTLADFVMPFFLFIVGVAIAFALKRVQKIGAAVKKIVLRTLKMLFWGLLLQGGYSHAPDDLSYGVDMKQIRWCGILQRIALVYFMVALIEAFTRKVRPTTVRSGPYAIFDAYRWQWLGGLIAFVIYMVTTFSLYVPDWSFVYQNDGDVNDGKQFTVQCGVRSHLDQACNAVGYVDRQVWGINHLYMQPVWIRSKDCTFSSPNTGPLRTDAPAWCLAPFEPEGLLSSISSILSGTIGIHYGHVLIHFKTHKERLKHWLLLGFSLLVLGILLHFTKAIPINKQLYSFSYVCFTAGAAGIILSAFYILIDIWGLRTPFLFLEWIGMNAMLVFVLGAQGILAAFVNGWYYESPDDTLVHWIVKHVFVNVWHSQRLGTLLYVLFGEIVFWGVAAGILHKLGIYWKL